TAGTGTTGACTGAATACCTTTTTCCGGTCAGGCCATCAGAACTAGAGAAATCGTGAGAGATAACTTTTTCACTAGCCATGTGCTAACCAAGCCAACCTCAAGGTCAGCGTCTATAGCTTGTAGGGCATCACCATACACAGCCATCGTTCTCCACTTCTCCTTCTCCGGCCATGAcagcaaattaaaacatatcAGATATTCTCAAAGAATAGTTTATtttcgtgttttaaaaaaaattaaattttatgttatttttaatcgCATTCTAGCATGCcaaattctttatttatatataaaaaacaaccacaatgaTATTATTGGAGAGAGGGGAAGGATGGATGGCCTTTTCCCCTGAGCTGTCAAGCTCTTTGTCAGGGCATGTTCTTCCTAACCCACAAAAGACCACATCTTTTTCTGTTCTGTTTCACCTAATtgccatttttttattacagtGGCACCATTCTCAATGGCCTTGATGGTCAAGGATGAATCACTCTATCTATCgagggccaaattaaattcatgGGAGCATGTTTCCACCAGTTTCAAAACACTGCCTTGCAGATTCAGCTCCCAACATTCCAAGTGCTATGTTACAAAATACAGGCAGATCCCACCCCTTCTAAAAGAAAACATCCAAACCCTTGAGCAGCAGTGGTTTAGGGCTTACTTCTTTCCTCGTCGTGTCTTTGTGGATTGGTCTGGCATTAGACAGACAAAATTAAGAGAACCTTTACATGTGTAACAAGCCTTGAATGTGTACGAGATAAGAGTGTTTTGGTTGGCTTGTGTTGTTGTGATTCAACAAAACCATTTGGCATGaagattgaaattatttttataataaggtGATTCTTCAAGAAATCTTTCTGTCCACCTCAAGACTAGAAGGTAAATGCAGATTAGTTCTGGTGTTGGAACTTGAAACCATGTTAGTTCAGTTTTAACTTGAGTAGAAGAGTTGTTGGAGATGGATTCTATGATTCTATCCAGTGCAGATGTTGAAATCCCTTTTCTGTTCTGTCTCCTACGCACTTCGTCTTGGCTTGATCCCTAAAGAAGTTATTGAcaataaaaattagggtttatatttttttaataaattgagtTAGTGATCAGCATGCAACAAAAATCGCATTGCTTGTACCAATGATCATGTTTTAGTTCAACCAATCCCTGTCTCAATTACTCCTCTTTCTCCTACCAAAGAagagtttttccttttcttttaaaacgaAATGGGTTgtggcagtttttttttttgtgttttaaaaatatttttgaaaaaaattaaaaatttttaattttttttctttaaattaatatatttttttgatgtttttagatcattttgatgtgctaatatcaaaaatatttttttaaaaatatatattttaatgtattttcaagaaaaaaaatattttaaaaaacaactattattacaTACTAAATACCCTGTTTATTTCCATTGCACCCTTTACTTACCATCAAAGGACattggaaaataataataaaaaataatggtaaaaTTACCCAGTCAATTTATAGCCCAGTGCAATCTTGGAGTTTTCAGGTGTGTTTGGGAACGCAGTGCaaattgtattttcaaaaattttaaattttttttgttaaaatgaattttttttatgtttcatatcgttttaatgtgctgatgtcaaaaataatttttttaaaaatgaaaaaaaattcatttttatgcatttctaaacgaaaaacactttaaaccgccATCActaccacaatcccaaacagaCCCTACTTTTGAAGTAAAAAAGTGCACTGCATATTcagctctttttttaaaagtaaaaacgTTGATAATGGTTAaggatattattaaaataaattgaataattttgagttaaataaaaGATACCTAATTAGTTGTGTATAAAAACATAgcaaggggaagatatttgataaaaatagaatctagacatgcatataattatgtgttatttaactgTAATGAATTGAAACCTTTTATTCACCAACTacaatgttaatatatttttatttttaaataattttatcctATAATCTTATAAATTGATAGATTAATAAATTCATCTTAGTTAATTTTTACTATCTCATGATTCATATCTCattcaatttgaaatttttcaattataaaatgaataatttgcaacatggtttagaacacatgtaaacACTActgaataattaatatttttattaatactttatttcattaaacattTCTTGTTAACTATTAATGGTTGTAATCATATACCAAGTTTATTAATTGGAAGAGAATGATAGTGATAGTTTGCAATTATTATGTTTGGGTACTACAAGAAAGATCAAGTGTTACAACGAGTATTTCATtaacaaatatgtttttcatactAAAAAATATGGTCAGGGTAGAAAGACATGTAATAGTAGAATTTGTGTTAAGGAAAcaacttctaatgagtttgaagttgattattatgAGAAGTTAGAAGAGGTAATTGAATGAAATATTATAGCGAGCTTAATAAAGTCTtcttattcaaatgctatttgTATGATACCACTTATAGAGGAATAATAGTATATCATTACTATGGTcttgttgaaattaatataaaggtcaTACTTCGCAACGTAAacaatgtctttgtttttgccaaACAATGCCAATAAGTTTATTGCACATGCACCCCTTCGTTTAGAAATGATTGTTCCAGGGTTGATTGGTTATTAATAGCGAAAACCGAACACAAGGGTCGTGTCCAAGTTGTTCAAGAAAATACCAATGAAGTAAATACCGTAGGtgatatcttttaaattgatgAGTTAGTTGATGCATATCAAGTTACTCCATCTACCGActtagaataaaattttaattctcatgttgttgagaatatttttgttaatgttgacGTTAATgagttaaataatatattgagaATCAATGGACATACAaaagtcgatgaagatgatgatattgatgaataTCTTTTCAACGAAGAAGATAACGATAAGCATGACAAcgaagaaattaaagaagaagaagaagaagaagaatatgatTAAATTGTAATACATTAATGTGTAATGAATTTTACTTTAATGTAATCTTGATAGTTGTTCCTTTACAATGAAAATGTTGTTAACATTGATAAAACATTTattgttgtgattttattattatgaatataAATGGTATTATTGTGCTTGTGATTTTACTGTATTTAAAGGTTGGATAGATAAGAAAATCAAGAACACTTGtaattaaaaagtgtttttcactgatggaattaccgatgaaatataCATACAAATATAATCACCAACATAATAAACTTCTCAAAGAGTTTtagagagttaaaaaaaaattatatggctTTTCCACTAACCATCTTAAACGGAATAAGCCAATCAGAGAGttccagagagttgaaaaaaacttatataactTTTTCATTGATCATTTCACATGGAATCACCAATAAAATAAGCCTTTTagagagttagaaaaaaaattacatcatttTGCCATTAATATTCCAGATAAAATCACTAATGGAATAGAGAGTTCctgataattgaaaaaaattacatagcTTTGTGATTGATCATCTCATATAAAATCATCGATGAAATGAAAATTCATCTAAGAATTTTGATGGGTCTTGAAAAGTTTCTGGATTAATGGAGAATTTCAAGACTTTCATGATAAAGAAAGTTATTGctcaaaaaaatgaaagtttggAATATAATGTCAATAAACAAAGATGATGAGGCTTTTATGACGAAGAACCCTGAAGGATGCAACGAAGCCTATGACACTACAAGACTCCTTTGAGTAATTTCAAAGCTATAGCCATTGAGATCACCAAGCCATTTATTACCACATGTCTAGAAGTGAATGGTGTCCTATCTAAGAGGAACTCTCTTGGTGATGCcgatttagtcttttttttttatgtgaaaataaataaaatatttttatttttgaaattcatttttctaaagaaaattgACTAATTAAAGTAACGAATATCAAGTCTgggcatggaaaaaaaaaaataatcttgaattAGCGCTCAATGATCGGGTCCTAAAACCTGCAAGATTCTTAATTGCTAGGCATGGAATGATGATTTTCTCGTGACCACGACAACCATTAAGCTCAACAGTTTTTTTATGACAATGGTGCTCTGCTAAAGTTTATTTGCTCCTTCTAAcatattattacaataaaactaaattaaattaaacattaaaaaaaactaaaaaaatattaatttttcactTTAGTAGATATTTCCAcattaagtttatttaaaattgaactttggtaatttgttttggtaAACATAGCAAGGCTTTtcttgtaatattaaaaaataatctgacaTTAAAATGAAGCTTGATTtggcaaaattaaatttatttttcttgattaaacttaattaagatTCAAGGGATTGAAATTAATGCTGAAACAAAATTCCAGCCATTTTCCCTTTTCTCTGCTgcaattgatgtgcttttttgACTTCTTAGGAccctaaaattttttattttttttatttttagtcctatttttatgaggtttttacattttgaatttaaaattttattttatctatatttcAGTCATTAgtttagaaagaaaatacaataagttgcaagaaaaaaagagagaaaaagttatCATTTTACTatagtttgaaaataaaaaaggttgtttttgttgtaattgtgttgcattttttttaattcctaatctttctagaaaaaataatgtcaaagaACATCTCAAtgcaataacttaagctgttaggtgaggtttcaggatatgatttatattattctctaatacaacTTTTTAAGTGAAAGTCATTTGGACTTGAAAGTTACACAAGCCCAcactatcttgtgcttaatttttatcacataaatgaggatggtgagatttgaactcttgaccgcttggttatcaaggctctgataccatgtcaaaaaatcatctcgcttggtcatcaaggctctgataccatgttaaaagaccatctcaacccaatagtttaagctgttatgTGAGGTctcatgatataatttatattattttctaacaagcaAATACGACTATGAAGGTTGGTCTTtagtgaataataataaatcattttaatatttattaatgtatataattttcaatttattttattaaatatatattaaattttgagcttttaagttttttaaaaaattactattaaaaaatatattaacagtGTCCACAAATTTGTTTTAGCCTAACTCGCAGCGAAGCCTGGATCACTTTTGCAAAGAACATGGCGCCACTCCCAATATTTGCACATGTTTTTTGTATCATACTTTGGAGCTTTACATGGCTCGGAAGTGCTGGTCTTCATGCACCGTTAAGTATTTTACTTAACATTTGCCTATGCTCTTACATCATATCACTACCAATCTATCTAGAATAACCTATAAGCTGCTCCCTCTGTTTTCTACTCTCACaacttatttcttttcttttctttttaatttagacGGATTATCATATTGTACattgtttttgtaattgaaattgtattttagtgcatttacaaaatatatctaaatttatattaatattttttaactaatattaaaaatatttttaaataaaataactttcagttccaaacacctaaaaaaacaacagcGACCAGGTCATGATTTTactcaaaacataaacaaagacAACACTACTGCACCAGAAACAAGACaaaatccctctctctctctcatctcgcATCCCTGTAGTCACAATCCTTTTAACAGTAAATTGACTCCTCTTTTTACTCACTAGCCTGTCCCAACCTCCCAAGTGGCTTGCCTGGTCTTTCCCTGTAAAAATCtctgctaaatttatttatcagcacaacttttattatttcttttaaagagTGAGGGTTTTGTAGGGCAGTCTGATTGaagttgtattttttagtttaaaaatatattaaaataatatatattttttaatttttaaaattgattaaaaatacaGTTAAATCGCCAAACATCACCATGGGCAAATTCATTTAAGTAAAGAGTTACCAGTTACCAGTCACAAGGACACCAccatctcctctctctctttctcgagCCCCTactttcttttaagttttaaccgCTGCCAAATACCCTAAAGGGCTTTCCCTTGTTGTCTGTACCTGCTAGACTGGTTCCCTCCCTTCTCTCCATTTACTTTGATGATCTCAAGCCAGTAGCTTGTCAAGCGTTAATCACCTCTAAAACCATTTCAGCAGAAGccaagaaggggaaaaaaaaagggctttCCCTCCTCCTTGTTCATTTCTTTTTGAAGAGTAGTCTCACTCCTTTTGCTTCAGCTTTTTAGCTAAACCAGAAGGACTTCTGTCTCCCCACATTCTCTGCTATAGTGCTAAGCCATTTTTAGTCTGATACAAAAGTTAGATAGGATCACCACCAAAGCCTCTTCTCTCTTTGACAAAgaaagttttttcttctttttcctttgtgttcttttaaacaaaaactaatcTTTCTGGTAATGCATTTTTAACTCTACaacttttctttcatgtttccCTAGCCAAGAAATGAAATGGGTTGCTCTATATCTTCTTCCAGAACCAAATTTCTAGCAGAAAATCACTTCTTTTTCAAAAGATGAACTCGGACAACCCGAAACATCTTCAAAAGCAACATTTTCTGCTCTACATGTATAAAACCATTGCTGAAAACTACATAAAACCCATTTTGGCCCAACCGCGCCTCCTTTTTATCCCTAAAGAATACATAGATTCTCTCAAAAAACCACCTTTCTCTCTTTACATTCTTCCATTTCTCTAAAGGCAGCATCCACGCCTATATAGAAGCCAGCACACACACAGAGAAGACACTTTCAGCTTTAACAAAGTGAAACAATGGGATGTGTTGCTTCTAagctagaagaagaagaggttgTATCTATCTGTAGAGAGAGGAAACGCCAGTTGAAGCTTGCTGTAGAGAGAAGACATGCACTAGCAGAAGCACATTGTAGATATTGTCAATCTCTCTATGCAGTAGCAGCAGGCATAAAGCTTTTCGTAGCTAGACATTCTTCTCCAACTTCACCATTTCTCATTACTTTCCCTTCTTGCCCATCTCCACCATCAAATGAGCAGCAAAATGTTATAACAAACCCAATGTTTCTTCAACAAAGACCATCTGAGTCAACAACTCATGAAGAAGCCATCGCTTGCGAGTCTTGTGGTTCTTCAACATCTTCTTCTGATTCTAGTGATCATGAGGAAGAGAGTAATAAAGAAGAAGTCATGCAGAGAGAGGAGCGTGGTCAACAAAGTTTTGGGTACTATTATATGCAAATGCCGCTGCCACCACAATCACCACAGAGGGATTTTGGGTGGGATTTCTTTAACCCTTTTGACACTGCCATGAGACCAGAGATTATGAGTGCTTACACGAGAACTTCTGATGATGATTTGAGGTTTGTGAGAGAACAGGAAGGGATTCCTGAcctagaagaagaaggagatagagaagaagaggaagcgAAAAATGTGGTGTTTGttgaagagaaaggaaaaggagatcTTGGGGAGAGTGGGGGTAATGTGGTTAAGGTAGTTGATGGAGGTGGTGATGACAGCCAAGAAAAGCAAAATGGGCTCACAGTAATTGATAAGccagagagagggagggagttATTGGAGGCATTGAAGGATATCGAGGACCATTTCATTAGGGCTTATGATTCTGGCAAGGATGTTTCAAGGATGCTTGAGGCTAATAAAGTTTTTTTGCATTCTGGCTTGGAGGAAATTAAAGGTAGGGTAATTATATTGTTATGTTTCTGTCATTATTAACCTTttatttcctgttatttttGCAAGAATATTAATCTTCAATTGCAACAGTTGTACCAAGTAAACATTGGTATCCTAGTATGGTCTCAAATACTCCGAGGTGGTTCTTTATCTGTGTTCATTGTCCTATTTACTGGCAGCTATTTTCACTTCCAATTCTCAACTTTCTGCATCActtgaaatagtttttatagCTAAAACTTAAAACCCAATTTCTGAATTCAATTTGGAGAGGACATAACATGAGAAGAGTATTTGTTGAGGAAATAACATTATTGCTTCATATGGTGAGTCTTAGTTTAGATCTTtgtccaatttttttaaaaaaatttaggggAAAAGATttccaatattttattttatctttgctCACAAATTAAAGTGATTTTCTACTAACTACCATGTAAATCTTCTTCCTCTGCCTTAGAATACTGTTTTGCATAATCCTATCTAAATCACGCAGACTAAGCTAGCTACCAAATGTATCTGCTCACTTTCTTGAAGTAATTGGTCTTCGCATGCTATgacttgtttctttctttttgtcgGAATTCTTTTCTAGCTTATTCTTCTATTGCTTTTGGTAATCTTTTAGTTAGTCCACTCTAtgaattttattctttcaatttttaaaacatgtactGTGGTCCTTGTTTGTGTGGGTGCTTAAATAGGGCAAGTTCTTCTACTGGAAGATCTGCCCTGCCTTTTTTGGTTGGCATGTAATGAATAGAATAAAACTTCTTCCATTGTATGAGAACTTGTTTATTCTTGAGCAATGCTAACACATAAAAGCAGACAGGACAAGAAAAAACTCCAGGAATAGCCCTTTTTATCATGATCTTGAAGTGGGATCACTTGTAGGTCCCATCAATCCAACGTCTATAtactttcttgtattttttatttatttttaacatcacttgaaaaataaattgtttttattcacctcaacaatttctttttgtcTCTGTGTTTttgattattatcaatttatcatGGTTTGAGAATATGTGTAAGCAAACTTCCTACAATAATTCCTAAAAATGATAGGTCTAAATCACAGGCCTGAAAAGTCTTGGAACTTgctgctttatttttttgtagctAAATGGATGTTTGATTGcgataatggttgttttttaatgtattttttgtttggaaatacatgaaaatataattttttattttttaaaaattatttttgatatcaacgtatcataaacatgaaaaaaataattttttttttaaaattcagaaTTTAGGGAAATACCGTTTGGAATGCAGTTACAAATAGCTTGTAAGTATGAGACTCACTTGTTTCACTAATTTATCAAACTGGGACAATGCAATATCTGTTTTCCATATTATTTTGTTGCGTTTCTATATCGTGTAAAACAATAGAGTATCTTACTCCATACTTCTACTGTCAATATCAATCTTTCAAGACTCATCACCGTATTATATGAATCAGAGAACTCAACAAAACTAATCCAAGCCATTGCATGGCATCGGTCGACTTCATCAAAGCCATCATCATGTAAGAGCCTTGTAGCATCCAGTTTGAAAGGTTCTTCTACCTGGACAGAATATAAAAATGATCTCTTTGATGATTATGGAGGAATGGATTCAGGAAGCCATTCACTTACACTTGGAAGGTTGTATGCTTGGGAAAAGAAGCTCTATGAAGAGGTTAAGGTAAGTCACAATCACTCAACTGTTTCTTCAGATTGTTTGTTTATGAAGTTTGCCTTACAATTTCTTCAGATCATGAAATTTTCTATAATCAAGATAAAATTGAACATCAATGGGACTCGGTTCCCCATGAAAGGGGATTTCTAGTTTGTGTGCACTGTTCTCTTAGCAACATTTATGAAGAAGCTGCCCATTTTGGCAAAGTCCACTAGCTTCAAAGACAAGATGCATGGACATTGATCTTGATAAACTGgagtatatttaaaaaaatgaagttaacTA
The DNA window shown above is from Populus trichocarpa isolate Nisqually-1 chromosome 4, P.trichocarpa_v4.1, whole genome shotgun sequence and carries:
- the LOC7470414 gene encoding protein ALTERED PHOSPHATE STARVATION RESPONSE 1; the encoded protein is MGCVASKLEEEEVVSICRERKRQLKLAVERRHALAEAHCRYCQSLYAVAAGIKLFVARHSSPTSPFLITFPSCPSPPSNEQQNVITNPMFLQQRPSESTTHEEAIACESCGSSTSSSDSSDHEEESNKEEVMQREERGQQSFGYYYMQMPLPPQSPQRDFGWDFFNPFDTAMRPEIMSAYTRTSDDDLRFVREQEGIPDLEEEGDREEEEAKNVVFVEEKGKGDLGESGGNVVKVVDGGGDDSQEKQNGLTVIDKPERGRELLEALKDIEDHFIRAYDSGKDVSRMLEANKVFLHSGLEEIKENSTKLIQAIAWHRSTSSKPSSCKSLVASSLKGSSTWTEYKNDLFDDYGGMDSGSHSLTLGRLYAWEKKLYEEVKAGDSTRKIYEKKCSRMRNQDVRGDDELTIDKTRAAVKDLYARILVAIRSAESISKRIEKLRDEELQPQIVELLKGLTLTWKIMLESHETQNKILLEVKTFASPTYGKFCNDSHRLATLQLEAELLNWRACFEEYVAAQKAYVEALHSWLSKFVVPEVEFYSRGRSSAAPYRTFGPPLLVICHDWLSSVDKLPDKAVSFALKSFSKDVRALWAQQGEEQQQKRKVDSLAKELDRRNLSFQKVENRFHESKLLEYKPEQETEHQHEHLTEKKDQLDMFRKKLDIEKEKHHNYVQETQRITLSGFQTGFSTVFESLTEFSKASMKMYNDLVNHSENNAGKMEKQSFIGDSLAEENGSR